Proteins encoded in a region of the Veillonella parvula genome:
- a CDS encoding MATE family efflux transporter, whose protein sequence is MLDRIQRWLSIDTMLPVAERLGAVGTTKQLYGNYLKIAWPATLQGLMLQFMTAIDLAMVGALGASALASVGIMGQPEMVMLIFCRALSIAVTAIIARRHGEGDVDGMNAVLKQSILLNFLIYVPLLLICFLNLEHILRFTGAEDGYIETAVWYGRFIVISLIFQSFSQIVGAALIGYGNTKVIFKSNVVGNILNTIMNFFLIYGIGFFPELGVMGAGVSTMISSAIIALLLLRTISQHTSTGLTLRHPSKWMFERPVLHTMFHVGGSSLGEQFFERFGMYTYTMIVASLGAVPLAAHYVCMNLMDIFYYFAMGLGFAGASHTGQSLGHKRPDIARTYGKIGARIGLVVGLVSALIFIGPGDFLVQLYTRESDVVTLSATLMGIMAIAAFPQALQQVYSGVLKGAGDTYYIMKYSLVSVAIIRPIITYLLCITLGLGLFGAWLSLCFDQSLRLCCSYLRFIRGTWQHKVV, encoded by the coding sequence ATGTTAGACCGTATACAACGATGGCTTTCAATAGACACCATGTTGCCTGTTGCAGAACGATTAGGAGCTGTAGGAACTACAAAGCAGCTATATGGTAATTATTTAAAAATAGCTTGGCCAGCTACATTACAAGGTTTGATGTTACAATTTATGACTGCCATTGATTTGGCGATGGTTGGTGCCTTAGGTGCGTCAGCTCTTGCTTCGGTAGGCATTATGGGTCAACCTGAGATGGTAATGCTCATCTTTTGTCGAGCCTTATCCATTGCTGTGACGGCAATTATAGCTCGTCGTCATGGTGAAGGTGATGTAGATGGTATGAATGCCGTACTCAAGCAATCTATTTTATTGAATTTTTTAATTTATGTACCGTTATTATTGATATGTTTCTTGAATTTAGAGCATATTCTACGTTTTACGGGTGCTGAAGATGGCTATATTGAAACAGCCGTTTGGTATGGTCGTTTCATAGTTATTAGCTTAATATTTCAGTCCTTTAGCCAAATCGTAGGGGCTGCACTCATTGGATATGGTAACACTAAAGTTATTTTTAAATCTAATGTAGTAGGGAATATTTTGAATACGATAATGAATTTCTTCTTGATTTATGGTATTGGTTTCTTCCCTGAACTTGGCGTTATGGGGGCAGGTGTATCCACTATGATCAGTAGTGCTATTATTGCATTATTGTTGTTGCGTACGATTTCACAACATACTTCTACTGGATTAACATTGCGCCATCCGTCGAAATGGATGTTTGAAAGGCCCGTATTACATACAATGTTTCATGTCGGTGGCAGTTCTTTAGGAGAACAGTTCTTTGAGCGGTTCGGTATGTATACATACACTATGATTGTTGCTTCCTTAGGTGCGGTACCTTTAGCAGCACATTACGTATGTATGAATTTAATGGATATATTTTACTATTTTGCGATGGGTCTTGGATTTGCAGGTGCATCACATACGGGGCAAAGTCTGGGACACAAACGACCAGATATTGCACGTACTTATGGTAAAATTGGTGCTCGTATTGGTTTAGTCGTGGGCCTTGTAAGTGCATTAATCTTTATTGGTCCTGGTGATTTTTTAGTACAGTTATATACTCGTGAAAGTGATGTTGTTACACTTTCAGCCACTTTGATGGGCATTATGGCTATCGCTGCATTCCCTCAAGCATTACAGCAAGTGTATTCCGGTGTGTTGAAAGGGGCAGGAGATACATATTACATCATGAAATATTCTCTTGTAAGCGTAGCAATCATTCGTCCTATTATTACTTATTTATTGTGCATTACACTAGGTTTAGGGCTTTTTGGGGCATGGTTATCTTTGTGCTTCGATCAGTCTCTAAGATTATGTTGTTCTTATTTGAGATTTATTCGAGGAACATGGCAACATAAGGTTGTTTAA